A portion of the Anas platyrhynchos isolate ZD024472 breed Pekin duck chromosome 26, IASCAAS_PekinDuck_T2T, whole genome shotgun sequence genome contains these proteins:
- the LOC119713876 gene encoding uncharacterized protein translates to MCSRQSSGGCHETSSQSSGCHSGGSCCHGGSSSSYQAQGSSCCGGSSGGSPQVIVSSGSGGGGSCCGGGSSGSGMGGGYSSGGSSGSKSIIGGGGSGGSSGCCGGGSSSYGMGGGYSSGGSSGSKSIIGGGGSGGSSGCCGGGSSSYGMGGGYSSGGSSGSKSIIGGGGSGGSSGCCGGGSSSGGSSGGKIIIVGGGSSSGGSSGCCGGGSSGSGMGGGYSSGGSSGSKSIIGGGSSGGSSGCCGGGSSSYGMGGGYSSGGSSGSKSIIGGGGSGGSSGCCGGGSSSGGSSGGKIIVVGGGSSSGGSSGCCGGGSSGYGMGGGYSSGGSKSIIGGGGSGGSSGCCGGGSSSGGSSGGKIIIVGGGSSSGGSSGCCGGGSSGYGMGGGYSSSSGGSGQKIVVSSGGGGGGSSGCCCSGGSSGGSGGYGIEDTGRRMVGSSGGGGGSSCYSGNLGIGAGRGSSYGGYACHRENALTAGGSSGELGFSSGASGYGSGEFSSPELSSGGAGSSQAMQQKCPVVIPDIETQQSKKSCHWPPSQKK, encoded by the exons ATGTGCTCCCGACAGAGCTCCGGAGGCTGCCATGAGACGTCCTCCCAGTCCAGCGGGTGCCACAGTGGGGGCTCGTGCTGCCACGggggcagctcctccagctaCCAGGCACAGGGCTCCTCTTGCTGTGGAGGCAGCAGTGGGGGCTCTCCCCAGGTCATTGTGAGCTCCGGCAGTGGAGGAGGGGGATCCTGCTGTGGTGGAGGCTCCTCAGGCTCTGGCATGGGAGGAGGATACAGCAGTGGTGGCTCTTCAGGATCAAAGAGCATTATTGGAGGTGGAGGCAGTGGAGGGTCCTCCGGATGCTGTGGTGGAGGCTCCTCTAGCTATGGCATGGGAGGAGGGTACAGTAGCGGTGGCTCTTCAGGATCAAAGAGCATTATTGGAGGTGGAGGCAGTGGAGGGTCCTCTGGGTGCTGCGGTGGAGGCTCCTCTAGCTATGGCATGGGAGGAGGGTACAGCAGCGGTGGCTCTTCAGGATCAAAGAGCATTATTGGAGGTGGAGGCAGTGGAGGGTCCTCTGGGTGCTGCGGTGGAGGATCCAGCAGTGGTGGGTCATCAGGAGGCAAGATCATAATTGTTGGAGGTGGAAGCAGCAGCGGTGGATCCTCTGGGTGTTGCGGTGGGGGCTCCTCAGGCTCTGGCATGGGAGGAGGATACAGCAGTGGTGGCTCTTCGGGATCAAAGAGCATTATTGGAGGTGGAAGCAGTGGAGGGTCCTCCGGATGCTGTGGTGGAGGCTCCTCTAGCTATGGCATGGGAGGCGGATACAGCAGTGGTGGCTCTTCAGGATCAAAGAGCATTATTGGAGGTGGAGGCAGTGGAGGGTCCTCTGGTTGTTGCGGTGGTGGATCCAGCAGCGGAGGGTCTTCGGGTGGCAAAATCATAGTTGTCGGAGGTGGAAGCAGCAGTGGTGGTTCCTCTGGGTGCTGTGGTGGGGGCTCCTCAGGCTACGGCATGGGAGGAGGGTACAGCAGCGGTGGATCAAAGAGCATTATTGGAGGTGGAGGCAGTGGTGGTTCCTCTGGGTGCTGCGGTGGAGGGTCCAGCAGTGGTGGCTCCTCAGGAGGCAAGATCATAATTGTTGGAGGTGGAAGCAGCAGCGGTGGATCCTCTGGGTGCTGCGGTGGGGGCTCCTCAGGCTACGGCATGGGAGGAGgatacagcagcagcagtggaggATCTGGCCAGAAGATCGTTGTGAGCTccggaggtggaggaggtggctccTCTGGATGCTGCTGCAGTGGGGGCTCCAGTGGGGGCAGTGGCG GATACGGCATCGAGGACACGGGACGGAGAATGGTTGGCAGCTCAGGGGGTGGTGGAGGATCCAGCTGCTACTCTGGGAATTTGGGCATCGGTGCGGGAAGAGGCTCCAGCTATGGAGGCTATGCATGCCacagagaaaatgctttaaCCGCAGGTGGGAGCAGCGGGGAATTGGGGTTCTCTAGTGGAGCATCGGGCTATGGCAGTGGGGAGTTCTCCAGCCCAGAGCTGAGCTCTGGAGGTGCTGGATCCTCCCAGGCCATGCAGCAGAAGTGCCCCGTGGTCATTCCCGACATTGAGACCCAACAGAGCAAGAAGAGCTGCCACTGGCCCCCCAGCCAGAAGAAATGA